One stretch of Nicotiana tabacum cultivar K326 chromosome 18, ASM71507v2, whole genome shotgun sequence DNA includes these proteins:
- the LOC107774540 gene encoding adagio protein 3, which produces MGVKKMEGGGKRLKCTRNDNNNMDQDEEEEEEEGEIFYDDYEVGRENEQVPSSQQPVGFFYPLTTPSSIVVSDALEPDLPIIYVNTVFEISTGYRADEVLGRNCRFLQFRDPRAQRRHPLVDPVVVSEIRRCLEEGVEFQGELLNFRKDGTPLVNRLRLAPIHGDDGTVTHVIGIQIFSEAKIDLNTVSYPVFKETCQPQCDKSSKYSIKSGDLLQCQHREICGILHLSDEVLAHNILSRLTPRDVASIGSVCRRIRQLTKNEHVRKMVCQNAWGADVTGVLEHMTKRLAWGRLARELTTLEAVCWKKLTVGGAVEPSRCNFSACAAGNRLVLFGGEGVNMQPMDDTFVLNLDAANPEWRRVSVKSSPPGRWGHTLSCLNGSWLVVFGGCGRQGLLNDVFVLDLDAKQPTWKEVSGGTPPLPRSWHSSCTMEGSKLVVSGGCTDAGVLLSDTYLLDLTIDKPTWREIPTTWAPPSRLGHSLSAYGKTKILMFGGLAKSGHLRLRSGESYTIDLEDERPQWRQLECGAFTGVGSQNAVIPPPRLDHVAVTMPCGRIIIFGGSIAGLHSPSQLFLLDPSEEKPLWRTLNVPGQPPKFAWGHSTCVVGGTRVLVLGGHTGEEWILNELYELCLASKQDSDA; this is translated from the exons ATGGGAGTGAAGAAAATGGAAGGAGGAGGAAAGAGATTGAAATGCACCAGAAATGATAACAATAACATGGACCAagacgaagaagaggaagaagaagaaggagaaatctTTTATGATGATTATGAAGTAGGAAGGGAAAATGAACAAGTTCCTTCTTCACAGCAGCCAGTTGGATTTTTCTACCCTTTAACGACGCCGTCTTCTATCGTCGTTTCTGATGCCTTAGAACCTGATCTTCCTATCATATATGTGAATACTGTGTTCGAAATTTCTACTGGTTATCGCGCTGATGAAGTCCTCGGTCGTAACTG TCGGTTTTTACAATTTAGGGATCCACGAGCCCAAAGGCGGCATCCTTTGGTGGATCCTGTTGTTGTTTCTGAGATCAGAAGATGTCTTGAAGAAGGTGTTGAATTCCAAGGGGAGCTTCTCAACTTTAGAAAGGATGGTACACCTCTGGTGAACAGGCTAAGGCTAGCACCAATACATGGTGATGATGGCACAGTTACCCATGTTATAGGGATTCAAATATTTTCTGAAGCAAAAATTGACCTGAATACTGTGTCATATCCTGTTTTCAAAGAAACTTGCCAGCCTCAATGTGACAAGTCTAGCAAATACTCTATTAAAAGCGGTGATTTACTGCAATGTCAGCACCGTGAAATATGTGGTATTCTTCATCTCTCTGATGAAGTGCTAGCTCACAACATTTTATCTCGGTTGACACCAAGGGATGTTGCGTCCATTGGCTCTGTTTGCAGAAGGATACGTCAATTGACAAAAAATGAACACGTGAGAAAAATGGTTTGTCAAAATGCATGGGGAGCAGATGTCACAGGAGTGCTGGAACACATGACTAAAAGATTAGCTTGGGGGCGCCTGGCTAGGGAGCTAACCACTCTTGAAGCCGTTTGTTGGAAGAAACTGACAGTTGGAGGGGCTGTAGAGCCTTCACGTTGCAATTTCAGTGCATGCGCTGCAGGGAACCGGCTGGTGTTATTTGGAGGGGAAGGTGTTAATATGCAGCCAATGGACGATACATTTGTTCTCAATCTTGATGCTGCTAATCCAGAGTGGCGACGAGTTAGTGTCAAATCATCTCCACCAGGACGGTGGGGCCATACTCTCTCGTGCCTTAATGGTTCCTGGTTGGTGGTATTTGGTGGGTGTGGGAGGCAGGGACTGCTTAATGATGTGTTTGTTCTTGATTTAGATGCTAAACAGCCAACATGGAAAGAAGTATCTGGTGGAACTCCGCCCCTTCCTAGATCCTGGCATAGCTCATGCACAATGGAAGGCTCAAAGTTAGTTGTTTCTGGTGGCTGCACAGATGCAGGGGTGCTCCTCAGTGATACATATTTGTTGGATCTCACTATTGACAAGCCTACATGGAGAGAAATTCCAACTACGTGGGCTCCTCCATCAAGATTGGGACACTCACTCTCAGCTTATGGGAAGACAAAAATTCTAATGTTTGGTGGACTTGCCAAGAGTGGTCACTTGCGGTTAAGATCAGGGGAATCATACACGATTGACTTGGAGGACGAAAGGCCACAGTGGAGGCAACTTGAGTGTGGGGCGTTCACAGGAGTAGGAAGTCAGAATGCTGTGATTCCTCCTCCTAGACTTGATCACGTCGCTGTAACCATGCCTTGTGGCCGGATTATCATTTTTGGAGGTTCAATTGCCGGACTGCACTCTCCTTCTCAACTATTTTTACTGGATCCTTCTGAGGAAAAACCGTTATGGAGGACTCTCAATGTACCTGGGCAACCTCCAAAGTTTGCTTGGGGTCATAGCACATGCGTGGTTGGAGGAACAAGGGTCTTGGTCCTGGGAGGCCATACGGGGGAAGAATGGATTCTAAACGAATTGTATGAATTGTGCTTAGCGAGCAAGCAAGATTCTGATGCATGA